One stretch of Cohnella algarum DNA includes these proteins:
- a CDS encoding imm11 family protein, producing MKAYGWNNHIKSMVLISDRDKTHPITSRFDGTPKLDLWSPAKVKTATKNSYKDFPVFLTSKPVISARVKEAIEPFVKDEVEFLPLIHEELDLYMVNVTKVLDCVDWKRSDIQTFKDGSLAGFNKLVFDFEKIPEDTYIFKFKERATTLVFVTEAFKDLIESHKLKGLDFSEVYDSEFTEEKELEQKRNYELALAEIERNKGEEFSYEEARERVDRGQAVASGKWKMQLDEKGRFWLGNLNLELKYSWIMPIYMPPVLLGYRWHEVEKSEM from the coding sequence ATGAAAGCTTATGGATGGAACAACCATATTAAATCAATGGTGCTCATATCGGACAGGGATAAGACCCATCCAATTACGTCCCGTTTTGATGGAACACCTAAGCTTGATCTGTGGTCGCCAGCAAAGGTAAAAACAGCTACAAAAAATAGCTACAAGGATTTTCCGGTGTTTTTAACTTCAAAGCCGGTTATTTCTGCACGTGTCAAGGAAGCGATTGAACCATTTGTAAAAGATGAAGTCGAGTTTCTGCCTTTGATCCATGAAGAGCTGGATTTGTACATGGTTAATGTGACGAAGGTGCTGGATTGTGTGGACTGGAAGCGATCCGATATTCAAACTTTCAAAGACGGTTCACTTGCAGGGTTCAATAAGCTTGTGTTTGATTTCGAAAAAATACCTGAAGACACCTATATTTTCAAATTTAAAGAACGAGCTACTACATTGGTATTTGTGACCGAAGCGTTCAAAGACTTGATCGAAAGTCACAAACTCAAGGGCTTGGACTTTTCCGAGGTATACGACTCTGAATTCACCGAAGAGAAAGAACTGGAACAAAAGCGGAATTATGAGCTGGCCCTGGCAGAAATTGAACGCAATAAAGGAGAAGAATTTTCCTACGAGGAAGCCCGAGAACGAGTTGATCGAGGACAAGCCGTAGCCAGCGGAAAATGGAAAATGCAATTGGATGAGAAAGGAAGATTCTGGCTCGGAAACTTGAACCTTGAACTCAAATATTCATGGATCATGCCGATATATATGCCGCCTGTTCTGCTCGGTTATCGCTGGCACGAAGTGGAGAAATCCGAAATGTAA
- a CDS encoding imm11 family protein, whose translation MRIYELRSHYKSVPITSYNDESHPISSRFEGGSKLQSWSPILVETIVEESYNSEESYNDFPKYITGKPVVSSRVKEVIKLFVQEEVEFLPLMHEKLDLYMINVTNVLNCVNWERSDVKLTTKGKFAGFNKLVFDFGKIPASTYMFKIKETVRICVYVTEAFKNLIESQNLKGLDFSVVYDSEFTEEKELEQKRNYELALAEIERHKGEEFSYEEALERVDRGQAVASGKWKMQLDEKGRFWLGDLNLELKYSWIMPIYMPPVLLGYRWHEVEKSEI comes from the coding sequence GTGAGAATTTATGAACTAAGAAGTCATTATAAATCCGTGCCAATTACATCGTACAATGACGAAAGCCATCCGATTTCCTCTAGGTTTGAGGGAGGATCCAAGCTCCAATCTTGGTCACCTATTTTGGTAGAAACGATCGTCGAAGAATCCTACAATAGCGAGGAATCCTATAATGACTTTCCAAAATATATTACTGGAAAACCTGTCGTTTCTTCTCGTGTCAAAGAAGTAATCAAGCTCTTTGTACAAGAGGAAGTTGAGTTTCTCCCCTTGATGCATGAAAAACTGGATTTGTACATGATTAATGTGACGAATGTACTGAATTGTGTCAACTGGGAACGATCTGATGTTAAGTTGACGACTAAAGGGAAATTTGCCGGCTTCAATAAACTTGTATTCGATTTTGGAAAGATTCCTGCCAGTACGTATATGTTTAAAATTAAAGAGACTGTTAGGATTTGTGTATACGTCACGGAAGCATTTAAAAACCTGATTGAAAGCCAAAATCTCAAAGGCTTGGATTTTTCGGTTGTATACGACTCTGAATTCACCGAAGAGAAGGAACTGGAACAAAAACGGAACTACGAGTTGGCTTTGGCGGAAATCGAACGCCATAAAGGCGAGGAATTTTCCTACGAGGAAGCCTTAGAGCGTGTTGATCGAGGACAAGCCGTAGCCAGCGGAAAATGGAAGATGCAATTGGATGAGAAAGGCAGATTCTGGCTCGGAGACTTGAACCTCGAACTCAAATATTCATGGATCATGCCGATATATATGCCGCCTGTTTTGCTCGGTTATCGCTGGCACGAAGTGGAGAAATCCGAAATTTAA
- a CDS encoding IS5 family transposase, protein MYQRTESQMILPGDFFLPFGGKLAEDNRWVLLAQMIPWWKLEEKYAKNFKKSLKGQKAVSIRVALGALIIQERLGTDDRETLRQILENPYLQYFLGLPEYQYRRPFHHSLMTHFRKRLGGEIIDEVNEWIALEESRNNSESPDQSDDDDDPSGGADAHTSDESAEPLPRQMELTNEGELLLDATCAPADIAYPTDLSLLNQAREKLEQIIDILHEPERGKTRKPRTYRERARKAYLAVAKQRRVKPRTMRKAIGKQLRFVSRDLRIIAELASTGGLTRLPRRMYKELLVIQELVRQQQAMYDKRTHSVPDRIVSIAQPHVRPIVRGKARANVEFGAKLAISVVNGYAFREQLSWESFNEGQTLQAAVERYRARFGYYPKAVLADQIYRTRDNLRFCKEKGIRLSGPQLGRPSSADQQEQKKIAKADAAARNAVEGKFGEGKRSYGLGRIRAHLQTTSETVIGLQLLVMNLEKRLRVLFLPVLQWLLSRLPVRLLVSP, encoded by the coding sequence TTGTATCAGCGAACCGAAAGCCAGATGATCCTGCCAGGCGATTTCTTCCTGCCATTCGGCGGAAAACTCGCCGAAGATAACCGTTGGGTGCTGCTCGCCCAAATGATTCCGTGGTGGAAGCTCGAAGAGAAGTACGCCAAGAACTTCAAGAAGAGCCTCAAGGGTCAAAAGGCCGTATCGATCCGCGTCGCACTTGGCGCTCTCATTATCCAGGAACGGCTGGGCACCGACGACCGCGAGACGCTTCGGCAGATTCTGGAGAACCCGTATCTGCAGTACTTCCTTGGCTTGCCGGAATACCAATACCGCCGTCCGTTTCATCATTCGCTTATGACCCACTTTCGCAAGCGGCTGGGCGGCGAGATCATCGATGAAGTGAATGAGTGGATCGCACTCGAAGAATCGCGCAATAACAGCGAATCTCCAGATCAATCGGACGACGACGATGATCCAAGCGGCGGAGCTGACGCGCACACATCCGATGAATCGGCAGAACCGCTGCCTCGGCAGATGGAACTGACGAACGAGGGTGAACTGCTGCTGGATGCGACCTGCGCGCCGGCGGACATCGCCTACCCGACGGATCTGTCTCTTCTGAATCAGGCCAGAGAAAAGCTGGAGCAAATCATCGACATCCTGCATGAACCGGAACGCGGAAAGACTCGCAAGCCAAGAACATACCGGGAGCGTGCCCGCAAAGCCTATCTGGCGGTTGCCAAGCAAAGGCGCGTGAAGCCGCGCACGATGCGCAAAGCAATCGGCAAGCAACTCAGGTTCGTTTCCCGTGATCTGCGCATCATCGCCGAACTTGCTTCCACGGGCGGCCTGACGCGGCTGCCACGCCGCATGTACAAGGAACTTCTGGTCATTCAGGAATTGGTTCGCCAGCAGCAAGCGATGTACGACAAACGTACGCACAGCGTACCGGATCGGATCGTCAGTATCGCGCAGCCGCACGTGAGGCCGATCGTGCGCGGCAAAGCCCGCGCGAACGTCGAGTTCGGGGCGAAGCTGGCGATCAGCGTGGTGAACGGCTACGCATTCCGGGAGCAACTGTCCTGGGAGAGCTTCAACGAAGGTCAGACGCTGCAGGCCGCAGTGGAACGCTACCGCGCCAGGTTCGGCTATTATCCCAAAGCGGTGCTGGCCGATCAGATTTACCGCACGCGGGACAACTTGCGCTTCTGCAAGGAGAAGGGAATTCGACTGAGCGGACCGCAATTGGGGCGTCCGTCATCCGCCGATCAGCAGGAGCAGAAGAAAATCGCCAAAGCGGATGCAGCCGCGCGCAATGCGGTGGAAGGCAAGTTCGGTGAAGGCAAGCGCAGCTATGGGCTTGGCCGTATTCGAGCGCACCTTCAGACGACCAGCGAGACCGTAATCGGGCTGCAACTGCTGGTGATGAACCTCGAAAAGAGACTCCGGGTTCTCTTTTTGCCCGTTTTGCAATGGCTATTGTCGAGGCTCCCAGTTCGTTTGCTCGTGTCACCGTAA
- a CDS encoding IS1380 family transposase — MKSTTKIASLKTAFSMRNATNFAGSKVILGFLENIGLNQALRSLGLAKAANAIFPTHRILQMLIIGWILGCERLFHFKSLQGDALIAQALGGRVPHHTLLNKELLRLGKAHDHLAPALRNLNVEIIAPQLPDSLILDLDSTVETVYGNQQGAEVGFNSQKRGRKSYHPLLVYEGQSRMLVNAALRPGNTSSSTDVLSFARQTLALLESHHVRYARFDKGFGGEDFYAFWESRQIGYVGKLKWTSRLQDQVKTCAHWTRFVDEDWIIEGIVLAYQAIGWKKMRRVAVIRKMPRWDGDQSQLELDLLWQYEAMVTTEEWEAIDVWRFYNQRCCMENYIKEGKNGFAIHRIPTQSFAANEIDLLLKLLAYNLFERFKHHCCEPIHRSYTIQRFRRTFFVCAGVFVQHARQMTLKLSTSFQNQWAWRRMERKSILLE; from the coding sequence GTGAAGTCTACCACAAAAATCGCGTCATTGAAAACGGCATTTTCTATGAGAAATGCAACAAATTTTGCAGGAAGCAAGGTGATCCTCGGATTTCTTGAAAACATCGGTTTGAATCAAGCCCTTCGGAGCCTTGGACTAGCCAAAGCGGCGAATGCCATCTTTCCGACGCATCGCATTCTGCAGATGCTCATCATCGGCTGGATTTTGGGCTGCGAACGTCTCTTTCATTTCAAATCCCTACAAGGTGATGCCTTGATCGCCCAGGCGCTGGGCGGCCGGGTGCCGCATCACACATTGTTAAACAAGGAATTGCTTCGTCTGGGCAAAGCCCACGACCATTTAGCGCCAGCCCTGCGAAACCTGAATGTCGAAATCATTGCACCGCAGCTACCCGACTCCTTGATTCTCGATCTGGATTCGACTGTTGAGACGGTGTACGGCAACCAGCAGGGAGCGGAAGTCGGTTTTAACAGTCAGAAGCGCGGCCGAAAGAGCTATCATCCCCTTCTCGTGTACGAAGGGCAGTCGCGAATGCTAGTGAATGCCGCGCTGCGTCCCGGCAACACGAGCAGTTCGACCGACGTCCTTTCGTTTGCCCGGCAAACGCTGGCGTTGTTGGAATCCCACCACGTACGCTATGCCCGGTTTGACAAAGGCTTTGGCGGAGAAGACTTCTACGCGTTCTGGGAGTCCCGTCAGATCGGCTACGTCGGCAAGCTGAAATGGACAAGTCGTCTCCAGGACCAAGTCAAAACCTGTGCGCATTGGACACGCTTTGTGGACGAGGACTGGATCATTGAAGGCATCGTGCTGGCCTACCAAGCGATCGGTTGGAAGAAGATGCGTCGTGTTGCTGTCATCCGCAAAATGCCGCGTTGGGACGGGGATCAGTCTCAGTTGGAACTGGATTTGCTTTGGCAATACGAAGCCATGGTCACAACGGAGGAATGGGAAGCCATCGATGTGTGGCGGTTCTACAACCAGCGCTGCTGCATGGAGAACTACATCAAGGAAGGCAAGAATGGCTTTGCCATCCACCGCATTCCAACGCAGTCGTTTGCCGCCAATGAAATCGACCTGCTCTTAAAGCTGCTCGCCTATAATCTCTTTGAGCGATTCAAGCATCATTGTTGTGAGCCGATTCACCGATCCTACACCATCCAGCGGTTCCGGCGAACGTTTTTTGTTTGTGCAGGTGTGTTTGTCCAGCATGCCCGCCAAATGACATTGAAACTGAGTACGTCTTTCCAAAACCAGTGGGCATGGCGACGAATGGAGCGAAAAAGTATTTTATTGGAATAA
- a CDS encoding S8 family serine peptidase: MKKVLSLFLILSLLAGNFEFLTSSVKASNNFGEPGGGSSLSNLESVYSGTKVDEDVIDSLLSTMSVTRSVYSEKPRGGFLVRLNPEYRVSESTVLDTYKDWNVQKSTTPEISLNSGRILVSDQLYGVAENSRDILESDIGYKLDYYNVKSFDSFNALYMELNTDEVNQLLLDPKIASIEEDKPIEIAESALTEVESESVKESAQTIPWGIHSSGSYMVQTQKEPGMGSVKVAVFDTGISDHPDLAIAGGVSFVESSGSYWDDNGHGTHIAGTIAASDNGIGVLGMAPLAEVYAVKVMDANGDGQTSSVIQGIDWAIQNDIDMINMSFVSSQYSAMLHEAIQDAVESGILVIAAAGNMGSGTDTVQYPAKYPEVVAVGAVDPSHHRTDFSSTGSELDLVGPGFGILSTKINGEYGVASGTSNAAAHVTGAAALLWSNQRSLTGQEIIQQLYDHATVLGMANEYGHGLINLAKAEGMISGPIAPLSDENLSGLNTVLPSEPEGEIGIASYDKQNDGATIYPGDSVTVSLKLEGNEHGENPHTQIVVEVYPVSNPSNIVATRTILNPQLDVAIPFTWQTTSSTPTGTYHIKYRYTSIGTGNFDDIFVIYVAQSGVGPDTYEPNDTFLTAKSVVPGNSYISYISSGSDIDYYKLTTDQTGELDIQLTIPFALDYELYVYNQSGVQVGQSSNGTGASEFITLQVAEGATYYIKVIGFSGQFSSSPYTLILGEIQVQPFLAPTGLEYIPSANSIKLTWDAMPEAVSYLLKIDGTQAGTATTPVFTFTNLSPMQTYTLEVAAVYSGGTSSYSSIQASTTIPELIVFQPEDMDQLAGTSQLYSFTPATTGVYRIYTSPYGGSGATVDTELGIYSDLQLTKALAVNDDVDDTVFSEISISLVGGQTYYVRVSGFDSTRLRARVTADVVSSTIPYLQLDQPVDIHQQSGSSNVYVFIPAQNGKYRFSTSPYSGSSASRSNDTELAVYSNLDMAIPITNGYNDDKNDSVYSEVIVNLSAGTPYYVQVNEVNGGKVFARLTATSAGEASFAAMQLGQPVDLSVPRGEDAYLQFTPSHSGTYRFFTANYPGLAQLNDTEIGLYADPDLQNLIDFNDDVKSYKPYGELFSKLEVNLNAGTTYYLVVRSFGSFNGLQARFVVESMEQASRTSARSLTFGQLVDTDANGNPATITSLYDVDYYRIELTEPRQISLYLSAGEGAIEDANGNVRGYFDLEGEQVFNLDAGIYYLRVENDVLHTNRQALAWNFSGYAYELSADLNEISYTHGNYGEEMAALRAFSANLSNSFDATIDSGDYVEVNYKHKKNHSQLFIQVTTGQDAYTVYETTMTGNFQAGQSTTIRWDGSVNSTASSKNLFASSYSQSGRTYYWAKSGNYKIYVYRMDGTKKKDASAYRVEVFNDPLNRLNVIPVPYTHVNGKEITAKDINSCKQCYNYFERYVYDPDTWTPPLTAYEAWFGDMYGVTGLRMFWQKADQLVSCDDEPTDLAKLQCTITTIGMIPFIGESADVLNGVIYLVNGDYAGALLSTASIVPYVGNGIAGAKKFNKIYKSNPCGCLPEGTSITTKDGVKPVEDIQVGDLVLAKYTDTGVQAFKPVEKLFSSQTEEIFTLKIGDTTIETTGNHPFWVKGEGWVPADELKPGDQLETETGNLLTVDAITVRYEVKQVYNFTVSDFHTYYISDLGILTHNLLDVCQIQNYANVSPNKLTNRVKGTPSAILEAEIKKATGLEKPNGWAAHHIVPYKKPSPNGFAKELQDILDENGIDLNSSANGVYLPPGKGASTTVIDGQTMTTHNGYHVSEYFEFVLKQIDPVRDDRDEIVKVLNDIRQDLLHGRLKLGNLNN, from the coding sequence TTGAAAAAAGTCTTATCCTTGTTCCTGATTTTATCTTTATTGGCAGGAAATTTTGAATTCTTAACCAGTTCAGTTAAGGCAAGTAACAATTTTGGGGAACCAGGCGGAGGAAGTTCTCTATCAAACCTGGAATCCGTATATTCGGGAACTAAAGTAGACGAGGACGTAATCGATAGTCTCTTATCGACAATGAGCGTAACGAGAAGTGTTTATAGTGAAAAGCCGCGAGGCGGATTTTTGGTACGATTGAATCCCGAATATCGGGTCAGCGAATCAACGGTTTTGGATACATACAAAGATTGGAATGTTCAGAAAAGTACAACTCCTGAAATTAGTTTGAATTCCGGCAGGATTTTGGTTTCAGACCAGTTATATGGAGTGGCGGAGAACAGCCGGGATATATTGGAATCGGATATCGGATACAAGCTTGATTATTATAACGTAAAGAGCTTTGATTCTTTTAACGCTCTGTACATGGAATTAAATACGGACGAAGTGAATCAACTGCTTTTGGATCCTAAGATAGCCTCCATTGAGGAAGATAAGCCAATAGAAATCGCCGAGAGCGCTCTTACGGAAGTAGAAAGCGAATCAGTCAAGGAAAGCGCTCAAACGATTCCATGGGGGATTCACTCTTCAGGTTCTTACATGGTTCAAACGCAAAAAGAACCCGGTATGGGGTCGGTTAAAGTAGCCGTTTTCGATACGGGGATATCCGACCATCCGGATCTGGCAATTGCAGGAGGAGTTTCTTTCGTCGAATCCTCCGGAAGTTATTGGGACGATAACGGGCATGGAACGCATATTGCCGGTACGATTGCCGCTTCCGACAACGGGATCGGTGTTCTTGGCATGGCTCCGTTAGCCGAAGTGTATGCTGTCAAAGTCATGGATGCCAACGGAGATGGGCAGACCAGTTCGGTTATTCAAGGTATCGATTGGGCGATACAAAATGATATTGACATGATCAATATGAGTTTTGTTTCTTCCCAATACAGCGCAATGTTGCATGAAGCGATTCAAGATGCGGTTGAATCAGGCATCCTTGTGATTGCAGCAGCCGGTAATATGGGGTCGGGCACCGATACGGTTCAATATCCGGCAAAATATCCGGAGGTTGTAGCGGTCGGAGCCGTCGACCCTTCCCATCATCGAACTGACTTTTCAAGCACGGGAAGCGAGCTGGATTTAGTAGGACCCGGGTTTGGCATTTTAAGTACCAAAATAAACGGAGAATATGGGGTTGCCTCGGGAACTTCCAATGCGGCAGCGCATGTTACGGGAGCGGCAGCTCTATTATGGTCGAATCAACGTTCCTTGACGGGACAAGAAATCATCCAGCAACTGTATGATCATGCAACCGTTCTAGGAATGGCAAATGAGTACGGACATGGACTGATCAACCTTGCGAAAGCGGAAGGCATGATTTCCGGTCCTATAGCTCCTCTTTCCGATGAGAATCTGTCCGGTTTAAATACGGTACTGCCGTCCGAGCCCGAAGGCGAAATCGGAATCGCATCGTATGACAAACAAAACGATGGCGCGACGATTTATCCCGGGGACTCTGTCACCGTTTCCTTAAAATTGGAAGGAAACGAGCACGGCGAGAACCCGCATACGCAAATTGTCGTAGAAGTTTATCCAGTTTCGAATCCTTCCAACATCGTCGCGACCCGAACGATATTGAACCCTCAGTTGGATGTTGCCATCCCGTTCACTTGGCAGACAACATCATCTACGCCGACAGGCACGTATCACATCAAGTACCGGTATACGTCTATCGGAACCGGGAATTTTGACGATATTTTTGTTATTTATGTTGCCCAGTCGGGAGTCGGACCGGACACGTACGAACCGAACGATACGTTCCTTACCGCAAAAAGCGTAGTCCCGGGGAACAGTTATATTTCGTACATTTCTTCTGGCAGCGATATTGACTATTACAAGCTAACAACCGACCAAACAGGCGAGCTTGATATACAATTGACGATACCCTTCGCCCTGGATTATGAACTTTACGTTTATAATCAATCGGGCGTTCAAGTGGGTCAATCTTCCAATGGCACGGGCGCTTCTGAATTCATTACCCTTCAAGTTGCGGAAGGGGCAACCTATTATATAAAAGTCATCGGGTTCAGCGGTCAGTTCAGCTCATCCCCATATACCTTGATTCTTGGTGAAATACAGGTACAACCGTTTTTGGCTCCTACAGGCCTCGAATACATTCCATCGGCCAATAGCATCAAATTGACATGGGATGCAATGCCGGAAGCCGTCTCATACCTTCTTAAAATCGATGGTACGCAAGCCGGCACTGCGACGACGCCTGTTTTTACCTTTACGAATTTGAGTCCGATGCAAACCTACACGCTGGAAGTAGCTGCCGTTTATTCCGGGGGTACAAGCAGCTATAGCTCGATTCAGGCTTCCACAACGATCCCGGAACTGATCGTTTTTCAGCCCGAGGATATGGATCAGCTCGCCGGGACGAGCCAACTCTATAGCTTTACGCCAGCAACAACCGGGGTTTACCGCATTTATACGAGTCCATACGGCGGTTCCGGAGCTACCGTAGATACGGAACTCGGCATTTATTCGGATCTTCAACTGACCAAGGCTCTCGCCGTTAACGACGATGTCGACGATACCGTGTTTTCGGAAATTAGCATCAGTCTGGTCGGGGGACAAACGTATTATGTCAGGGTATCCGGCTTCGATTCCACGCGTCTTCGCGCTCGCGTGACGGCGGACGTAGTCAGCTCGACCATCCCCTATCTTCAACTGGATCAGCCCGTTGATATCCATCAGCAGTCGGGCAGCAGCAATGTATACGTCTTTATTCCGGCCCAGAACGGAAAATACCGTTTTTCAACCAGTCCGTACAGTGGAAGTTCCGCTTCCAGATCTAACGATACCGAACTCGCTGTATACTCCAATCTGGACATGGCCATCCCCATTACGAATGGCTATAACGATGACAAGAACGATTCGGTTTATTCCGAGGTTATCGTGAATTTGAGTGCGGGAACTCCGTACTATGTGCAAGTTAACGAAGTCAATGGCGGTAAAGTATTTGCGCGATTGACGGCTACATCTGCGGGCGAAGCGTCATTTGCGGCGATGCAGTTGGGGCAACCCGTCGATTTGTCCGTGCCGCGGGGAGAAGACGCCTATTTGCAATTTACTCCTTCGCACTCGGGAACGTATCGGTTTTTTACGGCAAACTATCCCGGACTGGCGCAACTGAACGATACGGAGATCGGATTATATGCGGACCCGGATTTGCAAAATCTGATTGATTTTAATGACGATGTCAAAAGCTACAAACCCTATGGAGAGCTGTTCTCCAAGCTTGAAGTAAATTTGAATGCGGGAACGACCTATTATTTAGTCGTTAGAAGCTTCGGTTCCTTTAATGGCCTGCAGGCACGGTTCGTTGTGGAATCGATGGAGCAAGCCAGCAGAACTTCCGCCCGCAGCCTGACTTTCGGACAATTGGTCGACACCGACGCCAACGGCAATCCGGCCACGATAACGTCCTTGTATGACGTCGATTATTATCGCATCGAACTGACGGAGCCTCGCCAGATCAGTTTGTACCTCTCCGCCGGAGAAGGGGCTATTGAGGATGCGAACGGGAATGTGAGGGGATATTTCGACCTTGAGGGCGAGCAGGTCTTTAATCTCGATGCGGGCATCTATTATTTGCGGGTAGAAAACGATGTCCTTCATACGAACAGGCAAGCCCTCGCGTGGAATTTTTCCGGTTATGCTTATGAATTGTCTGCCGATTTAAATGAAATTTCTTATACTCACGGCAATTACGGAGAGGAAATGGCAGCGCTCCGGGCATTCAGCGCGAATTTGAGCAACAGCTTCGATGCTACGATTGATTCCGGAGACTATGTAGAAGTCAATTACAAGCACAAAAAAAATCACTCCCAATTGTTCATTCAGGTCACGACCGGACAGGACGCCTACACGGTTTATGAAACAACGATGACGGGCAATTTCCAGGCCGGTCAGAGCACGACCATCCGGTGGGACGGTTCGGTTAATTCAACCGCATCCTCTAAAAATTTGTTCGCCAGTTCCTATTCGCAATCCGGCAGGACGTATTACTGGGCGAAAAGCGGAAATTACAAAATCTATGTGTACCGAATGGACGGTACGAAGAAAAAAGACGCCTCGGCATATCGTGTAGAGGTATTTAACGATCCCTTGAACCGGCTTAACGTCATTCCTGTTCCGTATACGCATGTAAACGGGAAAGAGATTACGGCCAAGGATATCAATAGCTGCAAACAATGCTATAACTACTTTGAGCGGTATGTTTATGATCCGGATACGTGGACTCCGCCTCTAACCGCGTATGAGGCTTGGTTCGGGGATATGTACGGCGTGACCGGGCTCAGAATGTTTTGGCAGAAGGCCGATCAACTGGTTAGTTGTGATGACGAACCAACAGATTTAGCGAAATTACAATGTACGATCACCACCATTGGTATGATTCCATTTATCGGAGAGAGTGCTGATGTATTAAATGGTGTGATATACCTTGTAAACGGTGATTATGCTGGTGCATTGTTATCCACTGCTTCCATCGTTCCGTATGTGGGGAACGGAATCGCGGGTGCCAAGAAGTTCAACAAGATTTATAAATCGAACCCATGCGGTTGTTTGCCTGAGGGAACCAGTATAACGACCAAAGACGGGGTTAAACCGGTAGAGGATATACAAGTCGGCGACCTCGTTCTGGCCAAATATACGGATACAGGCGTCCAAGCCTTTAAACCGGTCGAGAAACTTTTCAGCAGTCAGACAGAAGAAATATTCACCTTAAAAATCGGCGATACAACGATAGAGACAACGGGTAATCATCCTTTCTGGGTAAAGGGAGAAGGTTGGGTACCGGCTGATGAACTAAAACCCGGCGATCAGCTAGAAACCGAGACCGGTAATCTTCTCACAGTTGATGCAATAACTGTCAGATATGAAGTCAAACAGGTTTACAACTTTACAGTTAGCGATTTTCATACGTATTATATCTCGGACCTTGGCATTCTGACGCATAATCTTCTTGATGTTTGTCAGATTCAAAATTACGCTAATGTGAGTCCAAATAAATTAACCAACAGGGTAAAAGGGACTCCATCTGCTATCTTGGAAGCTGAAATTAAAAAGGCAACGGGGCTGGAAAAGCCAAATGGTTGGGCTGCTCACCATATTGTGCCTTATAAGAAACCGTCACCTAATGGATTTGCTAAGGAACTTCAGGATATATTGGATGAAAATGGAATCGATCTAAATTCCTCTGCAAATGGAGTTTACTTGCCTCCAGGAAAAGGAGCCTCCACTACTGTTATAGACGGGCAAACCATGACAACTCATAATGGATATCACGTGTCGGAGTATTTTGAGTTTGTGCTTAAACAAATTGATCCTGTAAGAGATGATCGCGATGAAATAGTGAAAGTGTTGAACGATATCCGTCAAGACTTACTTCATGGAAGATTGAAACTTGGAAATTTAAACAATTAA
- a CDS encoding Rrf2 family transcriptional regulator — MGKFYPNERGWRRWAQALNRAGITETREGSKGGIRLSKKAEEITLFDIFHAIEQDRPLFRMEVPAALSGELVDRIASATIRSLRQAEQAMTISLRGEGD, encoded by the coding sequence ATGGGTAAATTTTACCCAAATGAGCGGGGCTGGCGGCGCTGGGCGCAAGCCCTGAACCGGGCCGGCATTACCGAGACGCGCGAAGGATCCAAAGGGGGCATTCGCCTGTCCAAAAAGGCCGAAGAAATTACGCTGTTCGACATCTTCCATGCCATCGAACAGGACCGCCCGCTGTTCCGCATGGAAGTGCCGGCGGCGCTCTCCGGCGAGCTGGTCGACCGGATCGCCAGCGCGACGATCCGATCGCTGCGGCAAGCCGAGCAGGCGATGACGATCAGCCTGCGCGGCGAAGGGGACTGA